The Prionailurus bengalensis isolate Pbe53 chromosome B1, Fcat_Pben_1.1_paternal_pri, whole genome shotgun sequence genomic interval CTGTTAAAATGCTTAGATCTGGCTCCCCACCACTTCCCAATCCACTGGATTAGCATCTGAAGGAAGAAGCATGGAAATCAACATTGGAGttaccagataaaatacagaactCCAGATACATTAGGATTTCAGACAAAcgatttctttttaatgcatgtatgccccaaatattgcatggggtACATATACTAGAAATACATtctttacctgaaattcaaaattagggcacctgggtggctcagatggttaagcatctgacttcagcttaggtcatgagccgtggtttgagttcgagccctgcatcgggctctgtgctgacagctcagagcttggagagtgctttagattctgtgtcttcctctctctctacccctcccctgctcatgctctgtctctctctgtctctctcaaaaataaacaagaaaaaaaaacaatcaaacaaacaaaattaagtgggcatcccatatttttatttaatgaatctTACAACCCTAATCTGCACTGAATGAGCTCCCCAGGCTGCACATCAAAGTCAGAGATCTATTGGCCAGGACTGGGGTAAATAAAGTTACTATGATAATTCCACCCTGGGAGCCTCTGAAGCATCAACCAGGCAGTAGTCCCATAAGTAACCTATGTCACCATGTGCCATCTTTTCTCTTTGGACTTCTATAGATTCCTTATAGAGCACTGAGGTTTCTCTCCACATCTGGGCCCCCATGTTTGCCTAATTCAGGAGGAGGTATTTCAGTTGTAGTCTATAGGAATGGTACCCACTGGAGATGTGGCTGTGTACAGTGGCTCTGTCCCCACCTGTTCCCCTCCATCAATTCAGGCATTTTGTAATCTCCTGCTATAGTGAAAAGGcttgacaaaagagaaaaaatgctgGGCAGTGAATGAGTATTTCACAAGAAACAGGGCCCAAGTCATATTAATAGGAAAGATATAGACCCAGAAGGAAATGGATCTTCCTAGAGGTGAGCAGTGCTTTTGTCCAgatatttttgtagaaaatgaGCAGCAGTTTAGGGGATGTGCCCATCATCCTTGCCTCCCCACAAGTAGAGATTAGCAGTAAGGGTCCAGGTTCCTCCCGTCTACATCCACATCCCCAGAACCTGAGCAAAGGGGAAAACCACCAGCATTCAGTAGTGGTGTGAGTAGCAGGGCCAGGGGAGGAAGAAAGCTGAGTCTAAAGAAAGAGCAGAGGGAAAGCAGGAGCTTCCCAGCGAGTAGGGCCCAGTGACCCAGTATGCTTTGGTACCTTTACCCATatgcaagtaaaagaaaaaaaaaaaggttagccCTTCATCAGGCCTCCTCTGTTTGAAGAGGCAGATTATCATAAAGAACAGATGGGGAATGCACCATCCCATGGCCACAAAACAGGCCCTGGCCCCACCCTCAGAAAGGACACCTAGATGCTGAGGAGCAGCTACCTGCAAGGGTAAGACAAGAGGAGGAGTGAGTGACTTGTCCTGGAATTTCTCCCCTCAGGAAGTAGCTGGAGCCACATTCTTGGTATAGTAAAGAGGGGTCACCACCCAAGTCACGTGATCTTATTTTGGGCTTTATAACTTTACTGGTGGACCCTATCATTCTTTTTTTGCAAGTAAGAACACCAAGGGAGCAGGCTAGACAGAGTAGACAGCGTGGTCTGGAAAATGACCTGTGGTCACTTTGGAAACTGAAATTGGTGAGATTCACTTCCTAACACTGGGCCTGGCCAGTGGCCAGGAAGGCAGTACTGAGGATGGTTAAGTAAAGTCCCAAATAAGTGTGCTGAAAGTTCAGGGAAAAAATAGTAAGGTCTAAATCCCATGACTAAATCCCATGACTAAATCCCATAACTCCTTGACATAAGGAGAAGCCATGGACCAGGATTTTACACCTCAGATCTGACCTTTCCATCTTTAGAAATGGACAGGGGCATATCTGGAGATTTGGAGGCCATGCATAATCAACCCAGAAAGTGGTGGGAGCAAGGATTGTCACCGGCTGGGCTGGGCATGAGGGGACGCCAGAGCCTCTGAACCCAGCATGGGAGGGTCACACCTGCAGCTTCAGATCAGAGGCCTGAGCAGAAAACCTTAAGGGCAAATGTACTGGGTAGAGCATTAGTGCTGGGAGAGGCCTCTTGGCCTCCTGGAACTTCTGCCCAATCTATAGATCCAGACTGGCAACCCCTTGCTAATGTCTTATACACAGATTCATAGAGAACCCTTTACATGACCAGCTTTGTGAAATAGGCATTTGAGCCTTTAAAAAGGGTGGGAGTGACAGAGACAAAAGTAAGGTGCCTACCAAGGACTCAGTGAGGGACAGGTCCTGCCCAGATCAGCAGGAAGGGAAGCTCAGACAAGAAGGCTTCAAGGATGAGGTCCTTCTGTGCAACCACcttgaaaacaaaatggcagGAGGAGAAGGCTGCATGACCTGACTGAGTTCTCAAACTCACAGCCCATTGTGACATCACCAGCCAGGGACTGGCTATAAGAAGGGAGGATCTGTCAGCATCATTTCCCTCAGCCCTGGCCTCCATCACCTCCAATGCCAACATCAAAGTCAAGGGCCATGCTTCTGTTATCAATTCTGCTGCTCATGTCCCAAGCCAAGGGCATACATCTCGGTATGTGGCCCCTCTCCCAGTGGTCAGAGTAGCTCTCCCAGGTGAGGCTGGGCATGACAATGGCCCTGCTCACATCACTTTCATCCAGTCAATGGTGAGCATTAAGGGCTGAGGTAGAGATCTGGTTAGCGAGTTCATTGATTAGCTAATTGGCCACTAAGAGGTTGGCCCAAAAGAGCACAACAGCAGTTCCTTCAGGTTTTCCCACAAACCCTTCCTGAAAatacttccctttcttcttttctcttcctcagccCAAAGTTCAACCTGTCTGACCTTAAGTTTCAGTTTTGAAATCCTAGAATTTATCCCTGAATGAATAATGGAGTACCTAGAAGCAAATGCCCAGAATGAGCTGAACATCAGACCTCTAAATCAGAGGAATAAGAGTGTGGGGGTTGGGAGTATGACAGAGCTCCCATGAACTGAAGATGCAGAGCAGAAGCATAGCTAGGCACACTCACATGTGTGcaggagggcaggtgggcaggaggcCAGGGTCTTCTGTTATCAGTAAGCAGCTCCCTCATGGGTTTTCTCTCCAAGGGTGGCTGAGGTTGGAAGGAAGGGTTACTTAGCTGCCTTTATGGGTCACATAATTCTCCATGTTTAATTTACACCCCCCCACAGTGGGGTCTCCACTCTCATCCCCATGCATGTGCTAGGAACTCTGAGCCTTACAAAGGTTGAAGATTTGTCCCAAGTCACACAGTGGGGAAGTGAAAGAGCTGGGATTTGCGCCCATCTGACTCCAAGGCTTACATTTCCCTCTCTGCACACTACCCCATGAAATGAACACAGCCTATTCACCTGGCCTCCCTCATTCTAGCCTGGGGTTGACTGAAATATGATTGGGGGATGGTGCATGGTGTTGGGAGAGAATCAGCCGAATGCACCCCTCTGCCAGTGTGTTCAGTTGCAGCTGATTCTCACCCATTTCAGCACTGCCTCCATCACAGCTTAGGGGTTTTGTGCTCTGGTATTAATCTACAAGTCCACACGATTCTACACTGGTGGTATTGGTTGTTCTCAGGACAAAGATGGAGAATGGAGCCCAGCTGCCAGCCTTGTGGAGACTTTGGTACAAGATGATAGGAGAAATTCTGACAGCTAATATGGCTTGAGGATTTACtccatgccaagcactgtgttggGCACTTTAAcacccattatctcatttaatctgtgcatctgggtttgtttggttttttttagtttatttattttgagagagacagagacagtacaagcaagggaggggcagaaagagggagagagagaaagaatcccaagactccacactgtaagcacaaagccccacatggggctcaaactcacaaactgtgaagtcattgcctgagctgaaactgagtcagatgcttaaccaactgagccaccagggaccCCTGTGTATCTGTTTTATAGGGTAGGTCCACTTTAGGAATGAAGAAAGGGAGTATAAGCAAGGTTTTTAAGTTTCCTCCAAATCATTCAATCAGTAAACAACAGTCACCATTTGGATCTTGGGCTGTGGGAGCCCAGGGTCTACCTCTTAGCAAATGCCATATTCTGCTTCTCAGAGATGTCACACAATTGGCACCCATAGCAGTCATCCATCATTCAATCAAACCTGAAGTTCATAGTCATTCTTAGTACTGTGACACATTTCTTCCTACATGCATAAGGCCAGCTTGTTCACATGATTGAAACCATAAGtttgtatatgattttttttatcctgacTTTCCCCCGTAACATTGTCTCATGACTCACATCATTTAAAGCTCTTCATAAGCATAATTTTCATGGCTGAATGGATATGCCCTACTTAGTCATGACCTTGAGGATGTCTTCAATCTCTTGCCATTATAGAGATCACTGTAGTGAACATCTTTATACTTCTGCATTCCAGATTCTTACCTTAGGTTAAGTTCCTAACAGTGCAGCCACTGAGTTAGAGGATCATTCACCATTGCTGAGTGTCTCCTGCCTGCCGGCTGTGGTTCCACTAACAACAAGGCCTCCATGTCTCCTTCCCCAGATGCTTCTTATGTTCTGATATCATAGTTAGGCAAAGAGGGATGAATAATGTCTGACTTAACACAATTATAAAGCAATGAAGAAACATAATGCAGGGTAGGAGATAAAGAAGGGCCAggacaggaggggctgggaagaCCTTTCCAAAGAAGTGATTCTTGAACAAAGGCCTGAACAAAGTGAGCCATGCAACCATAGGAGAGAAGAATACTCCAAAGAATGGCACTGAGTAGTGCTAAAAGAACCAAGCCTGAAGCCAGACTCTCTAGGTTCAAAACTTGGTATGGCCATGATTAGCTGTGTCAcattgggaaaattacttaaactctctgtccCTCAGCTGTTTCAACCATAAAATGAGGAtggtaataatagtatctacctcatagcATTGTTATGAAAATTAAGTAAACTGGTCTTTGTAGAGTGTAACTGTGTGTGACATATGGTAAGCACTCTATGTGTGTTTAGCAAATAAAAGAGGAAGTACAGATTCAAAAGTTCTGcaaagaggggtgtctgggtggctcagtcagttaagtgtctgacttcagctcgggtcataatctcacagtttgtgggtttgagtcctgcactgggctctgtgctgacagttttctcagagcctggagactgctttggattcttttctctttctctctgcccctcccctactcacactctgtctctctctgtctctcaaaaataaataaatgtaaaaaaaaaattaaaaaacaaagttctgCAAAGAGCCTTAATAGATTCCTGACAGCTGAAGGTTCTTGATACATATTGCTAAATTTTCActctagcttttttttaaaagcaaaacaaaacaaaacaaaacaaaccactacAGGTCACTCCAACCTATACTCCAAAATCCTCAAAATGTTCATTGagtgaaaatttggaaaagtggCATCGAGAAAGAGACAAGAGGAGATCTTAGGCTCCTTAGAGTCAAACTCATTCCTTGTTTCAGAACACAAGGTGGAACTTCAAGTCAACAAATATAAATGGAGTATCCCCTCCTCCTGGGGCAAGGAGCTGGACACATATTCTCTCCAGAGGTGAATTCTCTTCTCTGCACAAGCAGTCACAGCCTTTGCTCTCAGCTTGCTGGGGCATGGAGCTGCTTTGCCTGGAACACAAGTGTTCTAACCTACCACAGCTCAGGGCTTGCAGTAGGTCCCAGCCCTTTCTGGGCCACCTTTCTAGTTTCCTGCATGTatgtttcctgtggctgctgaaACAAACCACCACAAACCTAGTGGTTTAAACAATATGCATGTTTCATCTTAGTTCTGTAGGATAGAACTCCAGCACAGTTCTCACCAGGTGAAAATCAAGCTGTCACCAGGACTTTGTTACTAATCTGAGGCTTTAGGGGAGATTTTTGCTTGCTTCAGCTTCTAGAGGTCATcatattccttggcttgtggaccctccatcttcaaagccaacaacgTTGCATCTCTGCGTGCTTTTCTTCCACAGTCACATCTCTATTGCTTCCTTCCACCATGTTAAGGACCCTTGTAACTGCATTGGGCCCCCTACCATTATCCATAAATAACcaccctattttaaggtcagcagATTAGCAACTTTAATTCCATCTCCCAAATCCCCTTTTCCCTGGAAGGTAACATAGTCACAAGTTCCAAGGTGTGGTCCATTAAGACATGGACATCAACGGTGGCGTGgagggcattattctgcctaccactcCAGGGATGGCTCTGGGCCAAGTATTTTACTCTGATTTCTCTtggactagagcagaaataagctCAGTGAGTTGACTTGGCTGAGATCACAATGCTGTGAGAGGGGACAGAACCAACACTTCTGACCCAAGTTCCAGACTCTGTTTAACAAAATAAACCATCTGTTGGTTTACTCGTCTTTCTAGAGATGCTTCACAGggccagcctcagtttcctcatctctagaaTGGGTATAGTGATAGCTACTTATAAGCCTCTATGGAAACTGACCAAATGTtgcatcttttccctttttgtctctttcattctACCAGAATGTGGTAAAAGACCCATTTTTGAGGAAGGAACTCAGTATTCCAGAATCATAGGGGGGATGGAGGCTGAGGTGGGTGAGTTCCCATGGCAGGTGAGTATTCAGGCAAGAAACGAACATTTCTGTGGTGGCGCAATCATCAACGAGTGGTGGATTGTCACTGCTGCTCACTGCTTATTTTATGAAGAGCTATCGTGAGTATCAAGAGCCCATTGCTTCTGACAATGTTCACCCCCAGGACACACCCACACTCAACAAGACTCAATTTCTGAAGGAAATCCTAGACCTGGTCAGTCCTGAATCAGACAGGAGTGACTACCACTCATGGAAGATAAGACAGTGAACCTGAGGCTGGCATCTGCTGTGCCCTCCTCACGGTCACCTAGGACTAATAACTATGGTTTCCCTGAGGTCACACACTGTCCTTTTCAGGAAAATTTGTGGTTTGGTGGAATCAAAAGGCTCGGTCCATTCACCTCTTCTAGGACATTTAAGTCCTTCTAGGAAGAAATCCTCCTAATTCTGGAAGCCTGAGATCCTGGGCTGACACCCTATTTACTTGCACCTTGTGGAGTTTTCTCTGCACTCCAGGAGACTGGCTGTAAATCTAGTGTAATCATGATTCAGTTACTTGCTAAGAAACTACCTGCATTAACTTATTCATTCAGACACCAACCCTGAAGAAGGTAGATGAATAACCCCATTTTAACTCATTCAGTCTTACAACAGCCCTCTGAGGCAGATAGAATGAACAACACtattttacagagagggaaacaaatccaATAAGGCTAAGTGACTCACCGAAGATACACATAGAGTAAACAGAAATAGGATTTGAATTCTGGATCCAGCTTATGCTTTCTGCTATATCTGCTACACTACCCCAAGAAAGTTTGAAGATACACAGGAAGAttgacttttaaaagttaataaaaaacagGGGAAAGTTTCACCATGGCATAACCAAGGAAACTTGTTGCACATGCTTCCATAATATACTTAAGGATTGGCTATTGGGAAGTTTCTGGCCATTCTGCTTGGAGGGAAGTCCTAAATTATTATTGAATATTCTTTCTGCTTAATCAATGGTAGGTCTAGATTAAATTCCGTGCTGGGTCTGTTAAGTTGCTGGTAGACAAATCAATGCAATAACACCTTACCTATCTGAAGCATGTTTGATCTATGCCAAGTggtcttttctgtatctttggcATCTCCAGAGCTAAGAACTTTGTCTGTAGCATTAGGCAGGAGTATCTCATTCACATCTCTAGGACTGTGCTGGAGCAGCGATGTGGCTGTGGTCTGTCACCCTTGCTGTTTCACTTCCCTCTACCTTTTTCAAATTCTCACATCTTCTGAACAACAGCCCCAAGAGGACAAGTCCTAGTGGCCCCTAGATCCATATGGGATTAGGTTGTTTGGGCATAGCAAATTCTTTGTACCTTGTGacttctcttctcctcccacctccccatgtctggttctgtgccACCAGTCCAATGGACTTGAGTGTTGTGTTGGGAACAAATGACTTAAGAAGCCCATCCTTGGAAATAAAGAGGGTTACCAGCATAATTCTTCACAAGGACTTTCAAAGAGTCAACATGGACAATGACATCGCCTTGCTGCTGTTGGCCTTGCCCATCACTTTCAGCGGTTTGAAAGAGCCCATCTGCCTGCCCAGGAAGCTCAGCCCCTCCATGTGGCACAAATGCTGGGTGGCAGGATGGGGTCAGACCAACACTGGTACGTGACTGCTCAGCATTTCTTGAGAGTTTCTGGGGGGAAAGCCATATCATTGGCACCTGAGGATGGGACAGTAAATCAAAAGATATGGGCAGGAGCATGAAAGGAGAGAGGGccaaagaaggagggaggagaaaaggactTGGATTGGAGCAAATCCCTGCATACCTGAGGTTCGTAGATGCCAAATATCAGCTCTTTCTGTGCCAAGGAAGCATCTCCTCAAAGCCCCAAGCTGAGATGTTAGGTCCAAGCCAAACCCTGGGTGTGGTCATATTCAGCCAGCACAGAGCagccttgtttgtttgtttaactgaATTTAAACTCTCTGGTTTGCCAGGGGCCCCTACACTTTTTATTCACTCACATCTCCCTTGATTCACACATTGATGTTTCTTACCTGGTTCCTACGGGCATTTAAGATGCCTGCCCTGGCCCAGACTTTTGATGGTCCTGGAGTGTTGCCCAACCATTCTTAGAAATGAATCTGTTGTTACTTGTTAATTGTTACCTGGCCAAAATAGGAGAAACTGTACCAGGGTAGAAAGGGATTATGAAAGCCTCATTGGATTATCCCCAAAGAAAATAGGTAAGGGAAGGTATGGGAACAGTACAGCATAGTCTCAGGCCTAAACAAGACTCTAGGTCCATAAGGAGCTTTGCAACCAGCTGGGGTCTGGAAGGTGGTAAGTATTTCAGGAGTTTGGTAACTATAGAACAATTAGAGTAGCACTGTTTCTGGGCTCTGGGCACTACTGGAGAGTTAGAAGTGAAGAGGTTGCAGATGAGTACCTTTAAGATTAAAATTAGTCAATAAGGAGAATAATTTGGAAATCTGTGTGGTCTGGGTTAATGAGATAGAAGTCCAGACAAATTCCTGAAAGCTGGCAGTCCAAAGAGGGCCTTGGCAAATCCCCTACAAAGGATCTTAACCAACCTAGCCCTCATCTGGAGGACGTGAAAGCGTTTTCACTGGGAGTGCAAACCCACTTTCAGCAGCCCTGTGTTGGGGAAGTGCCATACTCACATATTGAAAAAGTAGCAATAGGTACACATGCTGAAGAGGCAGGATTATGCTAAGAAATGATCAATAGCCAGTTCCAAGAAGTCAAGTCTGTAAGGCTGGTTGGAGTCAAGCAGGAAGCCTGCTTAGAAGCAGGAATATGATGTTGAATAAGAAGGATAATTCAAGTAGATGGAGAATTGTTTAGAAAAGCCTGGGGTGGCAGAGTGAGTGAACTGCATGGGATTACTGGAAGGAAGTGGAGAATGGAGGATGTGGTGGAAGGTGGACAAGTGGCTGGTGGGACACGGGGAGGCACAGGGTGATCTAGTTGCATTATAAGCACTGGGATGCTGTCTAATGACTTTTCTAATGTGCCTTCTCTGTGGGATAGATGACAAAAACTCTATGAAAACTGATCTGATGAAAGTGCCAATGAtcatcatggattggaagaaatgTTCAAAGGCATTTCCGAGACTTACCAAGAATATGCTGTGTGCTGGATATGAGAATGAGAGCTTTGATGCTTGCCAGGTAATTAGGAGGTAACCCCACCTTCATCCTATAGGGTCCTGTCATCTCAGGACTGCCAATGCAGGGGTATCCTTTCCTCACTGAGAATAGACAATAAGAGTCTGGACAATGTGTAGGAATCAGGGCTCAGCCAGGGCAATGCGGGCATGGACTGTGGAGTACTTTTTGCCAGGTCTTTGGAATATTAGTGCATGCCCATGATTCAGTACGCAGCAACACTGCATAAATATTTCTGCTCTTCTACAGATATACTACATAAATAGGGACTCcaagatttttccatttcttggacttcttaaaaaacagaatttgagaTTCATATAAGgaactattgtgttttcattaatttAGCAACTACTGTTGTGCACATTAAGCCCTGGGGAATCTATCCATAAATGAGATATAGTTTCTCACCTAAAGGAACCCATAATCTCCTGGGAAGGAAGTTGAGTAAACGTATAATATTTAGGATGATACATGTGGGTGTCACTGAACTAAAAGCTGATGACTTAGctttaataaaatgaacacaacaatgtaaaaagaaaaatatttttgattgatgctagaaaaaatagagaaaaaaactcaGAAATTAGTTTTTTATAGCTCTAAGGATGAATGATGTGTTTTGTCTTTAAAGCTTAAGGATGCTCTCTTTGTCTTGGGAGATGCTTTCTTCATAATCACCTTGATGAGCCCACTTACTCCTACCAATTTGCTAGGCAATGGATCTGGTCACTGGTGTAAAACTATGAATGCAGATGTTAAATATTCTATGGATTAATGAAAAGCTGTCTCATGGAAGGGGAGAGTATTTATCTACAGAATTATCTATTATTGTTTAACCCTGGTAGGCTCTGAGATAGGGCCTTAGGAGGGAGTTGCTGGGATAGGGTTGAAGAAATCATgggagaagagaatggagaaGGGGCTCTGAGGTAAAAAGAATGGCCTCCAGCAGCAATGATGccgagtttattttttattttttaaatgattatttatttactttgagagagatagagagagcaaatgggggaggggcagacagagagggagacaaaatcccaagtaggctccacactgtcagcacagagcccgatacagggctcaaactcacgaatgagatcatgactggagctgaaatcaggagtcagatgcttaactgactgaaccactcaggtgccccagtgatgCCGAGTTTAGGAGTCTCCCATGTGGTGAATGCTGTGAGGAccaaaaggagagacaaaatccaTGTCACATTAACCTtgtgttttcttcacattctggacaatttaaaacattttaaaacaaacaaacaaaaaaagaattggaacTTGTGGTTCCAGACAAGATGGAGTAGACACATTTACCCTAATCTCTCCCACTTAGTACAGCTAAAAGTACTGGACATTatattgtaaaacaaaaataaagactgaaaggTAGAGATGGACTGACTAGATATCCCAATGCTTAAGAAATGACACAACAGTGTgttccttgggttttctttttgcttcttataTATCCCACACTGGATGCTAGACAAACCTGCAACCCAGAATACCAATGATCACAGATGAAactaacaaaacaagaaagacttCCCTCTCTTTGGACCAGGAGACAAGCAACCTAGCAAGGCAGAAACATTtttgacaataaatattaaacattgtattccaacaacaacaaaaaaaaacaggaaaaaaactgaTAGCCCCTCTACCCCATCAACCAAGGTCAAGTGGACAACCTCgacttcctcccttcccctgacCTCCACGGTGGTTACAGAGGAAGCTAAGTGGAGCTTAGCTTTAACTATCATCTAGTAGTAACAAaccaccctcttcctctcttgaTGTCAGTGGAGGCCACCTGAGGAACTTGAGCTTCCACCACACCCAGGTGTGCCACCCAGGTATAACTGGAcactcctgctcctcccctggctgTGATCGCTGGTCTGCTGGGCTTCCACTCCAATCCAATGGCAAAGAGTTgctatttcctttcctctgctcccAATCTCAA includes:
- the LOC122474226 gene encoding serine protease 55-like isoform X1, producing MPTSKSRAMLLLSILLLMSQAKGIHLECGKRPIFEEGTQYSRIIGGMEAEVGEFPWQVSIQARNEHFCGGAIINEWWIVTAAHCLFYEELSPMDLSVVLGTNDLRSPSLEIKRVTSIILHKDFQRVNMDNDIALLLLALPITFSGLKEPICLPRKLSPSMWHKCWVAGWGQTNTDDKNSMKTDLMKVPMIIMDWKKCSKAFPRLTKNMLCAGYENESFDACQGDSGGPLVCTTKSDKNWYQVGIISWGRSCGQKNTPGIYTLLENYNLWIKNVTEIEGRPFNAEEIQSPPSRKRLRSHAAEFPETGSPRFWLLISLLSYMLF
- the LOC122474226 gene encoding serine protease 55-like isoform X2 produces the protein MEAEVGEFPWQVSIQARNEHFCGGAIINEWWIVTAAHCLFYEELSPMDLSVVLGTNDLRSPSLEIKRVTSIILHKDFQRVNMDNDIALLLLALPITFSGLKEPICLPRKLSPSMWHKCWVAGWGQTNTDDKNSMKTDLMKVPMIIMDWKKCSKAFPRLTKNMLCAGYENESFDACQGDSGGPLVCTTKSDKNWYQVGIISWGRSCGQKNTPGIYTLLENYNLWIKNVTEIEGRPFNAEEIQSPPSRKRLRSHAAEFPETGSPRFWLLISLLSYMLF